The Solanum lycopersicum chromosome 2, SLM_r2.1 DNA window AGTGAAAAAATCTCTTCTTCAATTCACTCGTTTCATTCTTATCTATATCTTCCTGCTTTATTCATGTTTCTTGGTGTTCAATTTCATATTCCATCGGGTTAAATTGCCATCTTCAACAGAAGGGTAGAGATCTTTTCTTGCATTCAGTTACTTCCTctgttttcttgtttttattggTGTTGAATTTCATAACAAATTGTCATCTTGTGGGAAGGGGTAGAGAAAtcttttcttgaaaacttatctgTTTTCTTGGTGTATTTGTTAAGCTGTTCTTGACTAATTGCAGAATATTCAGTAAACTGGAGTGAAGATGAATGATCTCATGACGAAATCGTTCTTAAGTTATATGGAATTGAAGAAACAAGCCCATCTGGATCTTGAAACAGAGAGGGATTTGGAGATGGGCCAACTCAGCCGCACAGATGAAGACAATCTTTCCAACTTCTTCCGTGAAATCGAGGCAGTGAAGGGTGATATTCAAGAGATAACTAATCTCTTGATGGATCTTCAAAATCTGAATGAGGAGACAAAAACTACTCACGGTCCAAAAGTTCTTCGTGGCATTAGAGACAGAATGGATTCTGACATGGTCTCTGTCCTTCGCAAAGCCAAGATTGTCAAGGCAAAACTTGAAGCACTTGACAAATCAAATGTGGGGAATCGCAAATTATCAGTGGCATATGCACAAGGCTCTGTGGTTGATCGAACCAGAGTTAGCATGTCTAATGGATTGAGGGTCAAGCTTAGGGACATCATGAATGATTTTCAGGCTTTGAGAGAAAAGATCTTGTCAGATTACAAAGACTGCCTCAGAAGAAGATATTACAACGAGACGGGGAAGGAGCCAAACGAGGAAGTGATTGAGAAGATGGTTTCAGGAGAAAGCGgaaaagttcaaatatttgcAGCAAAAACAGAGATGAATC harbors:
- the LOC104645739 gene encoding syntaxin-112, whose translation is MNDLMTKSFLSYMELKKQAHLDLETERDLEMGQLSRTDEDNLSNFFREIEAVKGDIQEITNLLMDLQNLNEETKTTHGPKVLRGIRDRMDSDMVSVLRKAKIVKAKLEALDKSNVGNRKLSVAYAQGSVVDRTRVSMSNGLRVKLRDIMNDFQALREKILSDYKDCLRRRYYNETGKEPNEEVIEKMVSGESGKVQIFAAKTEMNLDDKDRHEAVMDIKKSLDKLHQVFLDMAVLVETQGEQIDDIEHNMAIAGSFISGGTNSLFYAKQQQKKGRAWICWVWAVLLIILVVCLIATLSS